A window from Erythrobacter sp. YJ-T3-07 encodes these proteins:
- a CDS encoding SRPBCC family protein, producing MIRTAAKALALLAAPLIAAVPAGAEVTESSPTHFVVRHAVDVDATPEDAWLALIAPGDWWNDAHTWSADASNMTLTPQAGGCFCEKIPAEDGPDSYGLEGSVQHMMVVQAVPHKVLRMRGGLGPLQSEPVDGVMTITLQPIDGEEGEPAGTRITWEYVVGGTMRFKIDEISKAVDGVIGEQVLGLAKALGGPIDAAEEEDGDSFDSAFGAGTGEGEETPTTGIPEGR from the coding sequence ATGATCCGTACTGCCGCCAAAGCCCTGGCCCTGCTGGCCGCACCGCTGATTGCCGCCGTGCCTGCTGGTGCCGAGGTGACCGAAAGCTCGCCCACCCATTTTGTGGTCCGGCACGCGGTCGATGTCGACGCCACGCCAGAGGACGCATGGCTCGCGCTGATTGCGCCGGGCGACTGGTGGAACGATGCTCACACCTGGTCTGCCGACGCGTCGAACATGACGCTGACGCCGCAGGCGGGCGGCTGCTTCTGCGAGAAGATTCCGGCCGAGGACGGGCCCGACAGCTACGGCCTCGAAGGCAGCGTACAGCACATGATGGTGGTGCAGGCAGTGCCGCACAAAGTGCTGCGCATGCGGGGCGGGCTGGGACCGTTGCAGAGCGAGCCGGTCGACGGCGTGATGACGATCACGCTCCAGCCGATCGATGGTGAGGAAGGTGAGCCTGCGGGCACGCGGATCACGTGGGAATACGTTGTCGGCGGCACGATGCGGTTCAAGATCGACGAGATATCCAAGGCGGTGGACGGAGTGATTGGCGAACAGGTCCTCGGCCTGGCCAAGGCGCTGGGCGGTCCGATCGACGCCGCAGAGGAGGAGGACGGCGATTCGTTCGATTCGGCGTTCGGCGCGGGCACCGGGGAGGGCGAAGAAACGCCGACCACCGGCATTCCCGAAGGGCGCTAG
- the rpsM gene encoding 30S ribosomal protein S13, whose product MARIAGVNIPTNKRVIIALTYIHGIGRTKAVEIADKLGIDHKTRVQDLTDEEVLRIRETIDEEHTVEGDLRRQTAMNIKRLMDLRSYRGLRHRAGLPVRGQRTHTNARTRKGKAKPIAGKKK is encoded by the coding sequence GTGGCTCGTATTGCCGGGGTCAATATCCCCACCAACAAGCGCGTGATCATTGCGCTTACCTACATTCACGGAATCGGCCGGACCAAGGCCGTCGAGATCGCCGACAAGCTCGGCATTGATCACAAGACCCGCGTGCAGGACCTCACCGATGAGGAAGTGCTGCGGATCCGTGAAACGATCGACGAAGAGCACACGGTGGAAGGCGACCTTCGCCGTCAGACCGCGATGAACATCAAGCGTCTGATGGACCTTCGTTCCTACCGCGGCCTGCGCCATCGCGCCGGTCTGCCCGTTCGCGGCCAGCGCACGCACACCAACGCGCGCACCCGCAAGGGCAAGGCCAAGCCGATCGCCGGCAAGAAGAAGTAA
- the rpsK gene encoding 30S ribosomal protein S11 has protein sequence MAREPGRIRRRERKNISSGVAHVNASFNNTMITITDAQGNAISWSSAGMMGFKGSRKSTPYAAQVAADDAGKKAAEHGVRTLEVEVKGPGSGRESALRALQAVGFTITSIRDVTPIPHNGVRPSKRRRV, from the coding sequence ATGGCACGCGAACCAGGCCGCATCCGGCGCCGCGAGCGGAAAAACATTTCCAGCGGCGTGGCGCACGTCAACGCCAGCTTCAACAACACCATGATCACCATCACCGATGCTCAGGGCAATGCGATCAGCTGGTCCAGCGCCGGGATGATGGGCTTCAAGGGCAGCCGCAAGTCGACTCCCTACGCCGCACAGGTCGCGGCGGACGATGCCGGCAAGAAGGCCGCCGAACACGGCGTCCGCACGCTGGAAGTCGAAGTGAAGGGCCCGGGTTCGGGCCGCGAAAGCGCGCTGCGTGCGCTGCAGGCGGTGGGTTTCACCATCACCAGCATCCGCGATGTGACGCCGATCCCGCACAATGGGGTCCGTCCGTCCAAGCGGCGTCGCGTCTGA
- a CDS encoding DNA-directed RNA polymerase subunit alpha, with protein sequence MAVNTKNWQELKKPTSLELKDTGADKKRKATFVAEPLERGFGLTLGNALRRVLLSSLQGAAITSIKIENVLHEFSSLAGVREDVTDIVLNVKQIALKMEGEGPKRLQLSATGPGAVKAGDIAVSGDIEILNKDLVICQLDEGATLNMELTADTGKGYVPAVQNRPADAPIGLIPVDSLYSPIKQVSYKVENARVGQELDYDKLNLTIETDGTVTPEDAVAYAARILQDQLTLFVHFEDGIPQPSSPMIGMAAEPQESDTNQLNRYLLKKVDELELSVRSANCLKNDNIIYIGDLVQKTEAEMLRTPNFGRKSLNEIKEVLSSMGLRLGMDIPGWPPENIEEMAKKLEQELLG encoded by the coding sequence ATGGCCGTCAACACCAAGAACTGGCAGGAACTGAAAAAGCCCACCTCGCTCGAATTGAAGGACACCGGCGCCGACAAGAAGCGCAAGGCAACCTTCGTCGCCGAACCGCTCGAGCGCGGCTTCGGCCTGACGCTGGGCAATGCGCTGCGCCGCGTGCTGCTCTCCTCGCTTCAGGGTGCCGCGATCACCTCGATCAAGATCGAGAACGTGCTCCACGAATTCTCCAGCCTCGCTGGCGTTCGTGAAGACGTGACCGACATCGTCCTCAACGTGAAGCAGATCGCGCTCAAGATGGAAGGCGAGGGCCCCAAGCGCCTGCAGCTTTCCGCGACCGGCCCGGGCGCCGTCAAGGCGGGCGACATCGCCGTTTCCGGCGACATCGAGATCCTGAACAAGGATCTCGTGATCTGTCAGCTCGACGAAGGCGCGACGCTGAACATGGAACTGACCGCGGACACCGGCAAGGGCTACGTCCCCGCCGTGCAGAACCGCCCGGCCGACGCGCCGATCGGTCTGATCCCGGTCGATTCGCTCTACTCGCCGATCAAGCAGGTGAGCTACAAGGTCGAGAATGCTCGCGTGGGCCAGGAACTGGACTACGACAAGCTCAACCTGACCATCGAAACCGACGGCACCGTCACTCCTGAAGATGCCGTGGCCTACGCCGCGCGCATCCTGCAGGACCAGCTGACTCTGTTCGTCCACTTCGAGGACGGCATTCCGCAGCCTTCCAGCCCGATGATCGGGATGGCTGCAGAGCCGCAGGAATCGGACACCAACCAGCTCAACCGCTACCTTCTCAAGAAGGTCGACGAACTGGAGCTGTCGGTCCGTTCGGCCAACTGCCTCAAGAACGACAACATCATCTACATCGGCGATCTGGTCCAGAAGACCGAAGCCGAGATGCTGCGCACGCCGAACTTCGGCCGCAAGTCGCTCAACGAGATCAAGGAAGTGCTCTCCAGCATGGGTCTGCGCCTCGGGATGGACATCCCGGGCTGGCCGCCGGAGAACATCGAGGAAATGGCCAAGAAGCTCGAACAGGAACTGCTCGGCTAA
- the rplQ gene encoding 50S ribosomal protein L17, translated as MRHGISQRKLGRKSGHRTAMFRNMSAALIKHEQIVTTLPKAKELRPYIEKLITLAKRGGLSNRRLAMGRLQDETQLKKLFDVLAERYSDREGGYTRIIKAGYRASDSAQLAIIEFVDRDEDAKGLDSGPVMTEEDEYDDA; from the coding sequence ATGCGTCACGGTATTTCGCAGCGTAAGCTTGGCCGCAAGTCGGGCCATCGCACCGCCATGTTCCGCAACATGTCGGCCGCGCTGATCAAGCACGAGCAGATCGTCACCACGCTGCCCAAGGCGAAGGAACTGCGCCCCTACATCGAAAAGCTGATCACGCTGGCCAAGCGTGGCGGCCTTTCCAACCGTCGCCTCGCGATGGGTCGCCTGCAGGACGAAACGCAGCTGAAGAAGCTGTTCGACGTTCTGGCGGAGCGTTATTCGGACCGTGAAGGCGGCTACACCCGCATCATCAAGGCAGGTTACCGCGCTTCGGACAGCGCGCAGCTCGCGATCATCGAATTCGTCGATCGCGACGAAGATGCCAAGGGCCTCGATTCGGGCCCGGTGATGACCGAGGAAGACGAATACGACGACGCGTAA
- a CDS encoding fasciclin domain-containing protein, which yields MKKTIIPALGALSLMLAGCGAADEAADPVESTATAGSQDLAATIAGIDDLSTAAEVIGNAGLEDPFDGAGSYTAFLPSNAAFAALPEGDLERLRSDEGRPEVIALLRGHLAVGAISREDLDRALDENGGSIELASVADEPIQVRKIDGQILVGDGDDAPHLTKIAEAASNGVVYVIDGFIPPEN from the coding sequence ATGAAGAAGACGATCATCCCCGCACTGGGCGCGCTTTCCCTCATGCTGGCCGGGTGCGGTGCCGCAGACGAGGCGGCCGATCCCGTCGAATCCACCGCCACGGCAGGCTCGCAAGATCTGGCCGCCACCATTGCCGGGATCGACGATCTGTCGACCGCTGCCGAGGTGATCGGCAATGCAGGTCTGGAAGATCCCTTCGACGGAGCCGGCTCCTACACCGCCTTCCTGCCGAGCAACGCGGCCTTCGCTGCGCTGCCCGAGGGCGATCTGGAACGTCTTCGCTCCGATGAAGGCCGGCCTGAGGTGATCGCGCTGCTGCGCGGTCATCTAGCGGTCGGTGCGATATCGCGCGAGGATCTGGACAGGGCGCTTGATGAAAACGGCGGCTCTATCGAATTGGCGAGCGTCGCGGACGAGCCCATCCAGGTGCGAAAGATCGACGGGCAGATCCTGGTCGGCGATGGCGACGATGCCCCGCACCTGACCAAGATCGCGGAAGCGGCGTCGAACGGCGTGGTCTACGTGATCGACGGATTCATCCCGCCCGAGAATTGA
- a CDS encoding serine hydrolase produces MIRTSLAALAALALPASLAAQSTTQEQLDLRYDRALAAGYKALFLCSALTNAQRNGAERSPESVEAWELSGIYPRIDAIIGDLDYSILPDAAGRIALVEVDWADDMPPRFAEASHDQGCRLAPIGLEAPMPEMRVPPMAGEEQASADATRGGGGLTVPVVAVEAGERTAQAPPSALDKVIGRAFTPDYGDGARTTAVVIRHGDRGDGKIGQGRYAPGFGPDTPQRTWSVAKSIAATLIGAAVQRGDAQVTDGLAFDQWRWDARRTITIDNFLRMASGRYSDTPGNRTDPLYMGGALVAESATGWPLLHKPGTVFRYANNDTLMAVKAIEDTFDAYDPADLFTDIGMTGTVAETDWGTDYILSSQVWASAEDLAKLGQLYLDNGMTQSGKRLLPENWREYVSTPGGPQPDGALGYGAGWWLMNKSEGIPSDTFAAMGNRGQYVVVVPSRDVVIVRRGEDPVGTRFDIIAFTRDMLAAME; encoded by the coding sequence ATGATCCGGACCAGCCTCGCCGCGCTTGCGGCACTCGCCCTGCCTGCCTCGCTCGCGGCGCAATCGACCACGCAGGAACAGCTCGATTTGCGCTACGACCGCGCGCTCGCCGCCGGGTACAAGGCGCTGTTCCTGTGCAGCGCTCTCACCAATGCGCAGCGCAACGGGGCGGAGCGGTCGCCCGAGAGCGTCGAGGCATGGGAACTGAGCGGCATCTACCCGCGGATCGACGCGATCATCGGCGATCTCGACTATTCGATCCTGCCCGATGCCGCAGGTCGTATCGCGCTGGTCGAGGTGGATTGGGCGGACGACATGCCGCCGCGTTTCGCCGAAGCCTCTCACGATCAGGGCTGCCGCCTCGCGCCGATCGGGCTGGAGGCTCCGATGCCCGAAATGCGGGTGCCGCCCATGGCGGGTGAGGAGCAGGCGAGCGCGGATGCGACGCGAGGGGGCGGTGGTCTGACAGTCCCAGTCGTGGCGGTCGAGGCGGGCGAGCGGACGGCACAGGCCCCGCCAAGCGCGCTCGACAAGGTGATCGGCCGTGCCTTCACCCCGGACTATGGCGATGGCGCGAGAACCACCGCCGTTGTCATTCGCCACGGGGATCGCGGCGACGGAAAGATTGGGCAGGGCCGATACGCCCCCGGCTTCGGCCCGGACACACCCCAGCGCACCTGGTCGGTCGCCAAGAGCATTGCCGCGACGCTGATCGGCGCGGCGGTCCAACGCGGCGATGCGCAGGTGACCGACGGCCTCGCCTTCGACCAGTGGCGGTGGGACGCGCGCCGGACCATCACGATCGACAATTTCCTGCGCATGGCCTCGGGCCGATACAGCGATACGCCGGGCAACCGCACCGACCCGCTCTACATGGGCGGCGCGCTGGTGGCGGAGAGCGCGACCGGGTGGCCGCTGCTCCACAAGCCGGGGACCGTGTTCCGCTATGCCAACAACGACACGCTGATGGCGGTCAAGGCGATCGAGGATACGTTCGATGCCTATGATCCCGCCGACCTGTTCACCGACATCGGGATGACCGGGACGGTCGCGGAGACCGACTGGGGCACCGACTATATCCTGTCGAGCCAGGTGTGGGCCTCGGCGGAGGATCTCGCGAAGCTGGGGCAGCTGTACCTCGACAACGGCATGACGCAGAGCGGCAAGCGCCTGCTGCCCGAGAACTGGCGGGAATATGTCTCCACCCCCGGCGGGCCGCAGCCCGATGGCGCGCTCGGCTATGGCGCGGGCTGGTGGCTGATGAACAAGAGCGAAGGCATCCCGTCCGATACCTTCGCCGCGATGGGCAATCGCGGGCAATATGTCGTCGTGGTACCCAGCCGCGATGTGGTGATCGTGCGGCGCGGGGAAGACCCTGTCGGCACCCGGTTCGACATCATCGCCTTCACCCGCGACATGCTCGCAGCGATGGAGTGA
- a CDS encoding prolyl oligopeptidase family protein yields the protein MLRNSLLTGAATALVAVAMPAAAQDLTAPDYPETRTGDVVEEHFGQPVADPYRWLENDVRTDKEVADWVARENAVTDAFLARLPGRDVLKKRITQLTDYERFGLPTDKGGHYFYTRNDGLQNQSVLYVRDGLDGEARVLIDPNEWSEDDATALADYAITDDGSKLLYAIQDGGSDWRTVKVMDVATGTVLPDAVEWVKFSNLDWAKDGSGFYYSRFPATGEGETFQALNTNQQVYFHTLGTDQDADTLVYETPDQSELNHTAQVSDDGRWLVVTSSSGTDDRYEVTLIDLERPDADPMTLVPGFENNYSYVGNLGSRFFFVTNDDAPLKKVVTVDVTAPQQGWTTVIPESEQTLDGVSLVGGKLIASYLVDAKSKIEVFGLDGTPQGEVALPGIGSAGGFGGDPEQTETFYAFSSYNRPTTIYRYDVASGDSTIWAQPEVSFDPDDFVVEQKFYTSKDGTRVPMFLVRSKAVAESGKAVPTLLYGYGGFNISLTPGFSPSRLAWVESGGAYVVANIRGGGEYGKAWHDAGRLNNKQNVFDDFIAAGEYLIDEGITPEDGLAIQGGSNGGLLIGAVTNQRPDLFAAGNAAVGVMDMLRFDQFTAGRYWVDDYGYPGKEADWKVLRAYSPYHNIRSGVDYPALLVTTADTDDRVVPGHSFKYTAALQAADLGDKPQLIRIETRAGHGSGKPTDKAIEEAADVLAFLAAFTGLDLSE from the coding sequence ATGCTTCGCAACAGCCTTCTTACCGGAGCCGCCACCGCACTGGTTGCGGTCGCGATGCCCGCCGCCGCGCAGGATCTGACCGCGCCCGACTATCCCGAAACGCGCACCGGCGATGTCGTGGAAGAGCACTTCGGGCAGCCGGTCGCCGATCCCTATCGCTGGCTGGAAAACGATGTCCGCACCGATAAGGAAGTGGCCGACTGGGTCGCGCGCGAGAATGCCGTCACCGACGCCTTCCTTGCCCGCCTGCCGGGGCGCGACGTGTTGAAGAAGCGGATCACCCAGCTGACCGATTACGAACGCTTCGGGCTGCCGACCGACAAGGGCGGACACTACTTCTACACCCGCAACGACGGGCTGCAGAACCAGAGCGTGCTCTACGTGCGCGACGGGCTGGATGGGGAGGCGCGCGTGCTGATCGATCCCAATGAATGGTCGGAAGACGATGCCACCGCGCTCGCCGATTATGCGATCACCGATGATGGCAGCAAGCTGCTCTACGCGATCCAGGATGGCGGCAGCGACTGGCGCACGGTCAAGGTGATGGATGTCGCCACCGGCACGGTGCTGCCCGATGCGGTCGAATGGGTGAAGTTCTCCAACCTCGACTGGGCCAAGGACGGCAGCGGCTTCTACTACAGCCGCTTCCCCGCGACGGGGGAGGGCGAGACGTTCCAGGCGCTCAACACCAACCAGCAGGTCTATTTCCACACGCTCGGCACCGATCAGGATGCGGACACGCTGGTCTATGAGACTCCCGACCAGTCCGAGCTGAACCACACCGCGCAGGTGAGCGATGATGGCCGCTGGCTGGTCGTCACCAGCTCCAGCGGGACCGACGATCGCTACGAAGTGACGCTGATCGATCTGGAACGCCCCGATGCCGACCCGATGACCTTGGTCCCCGGGTTCGAGAACAATTATTCCTATGTCGGCAATCTCGGCAGCCGGTTCTTCTTCGTCACCAACGACGATGCGCCGCTCAAGAAGGTGGTTACGGTGGATGTCACCGCGCCGCAGCAGGGCTGGACCACGGTGATCCCCGAAAGCGAACAGACGCTCGACGGAGTGTCGCTGGTCGGCGGCAAGCTGATCGCCAGCTACCTGGTCGACGCCAAGAGCAAGATCGAGGTGTTCGGGCTGGACGGTACGCCGCAGGGCGAGGTCGCACTGCCGGGGATCGGCAGTGCGGGCGGCTTCGGCGGCGATCCGGAGCAGACCGAGACGTTCTACGCCTTCTCCAGCTACAACCGCCCCACGACCATCTACCGCTACGATGTCGCGAGCGGTGACAGCACGATCTGGGCCCAGCCCGAAGTCTCCTTCGATCCGGACGATTTCGTGGTCGAACAGAAGTTCTACACTTCGAAGGATGGCACCCGCGTGCCGATGTTCCTGGTCCGCAGCAAGGCCGTGGCCGAGAGCGGGAAGGCGGTGCCGACGCTGCTCTATGGCTATGGCGGGTTCAACATTTCGCTCACCCCGGGCTTCAGCCCCTCGCGCCTCGCATGGGTCGAATCGGGCGGGGCCTATGTGGTGGCCAACATCCGTGGCGGCGGCGAATACGGCAAGGCGTGGCACGATGCCGGGCGCCTGAACAACAAGCAGAACGTGTTCGACGATTTCATCGCTGCGGGTGAATACCTGATCGATGAAGGAATCACGCCGGAGGACGGCCTTGCAATCCAGGGCGGCTCGAACGGCGGCCTGCTGATCGGCGCGGTGACCAACCAGCGGCCCGATCTGTTCGCGGCGGGCAATGCGGCCGTGGGCGTGATGGACATGCTGCGCTTCGACCAGTTCACCGCCGGTCGCTACTGGGTCGACGACTATGGCTATCCCGGCAAGGAAGCCGACTGGAAGGTGCTGCGCGCCTATTCGCCGTACCACAACATCCGTTCGGGCGTGGATTACCCCGCGCTGCTCGTGACCACCGCCGATACCGACGACCGCGTGGTTCCGGGCCACAGCTTCAAGTACACCGCCGCGCTGCAGGCGGCGGACCTTGGCGACAAGCCGCAGCTGATCCGGATCGAGACCCGCGCGGGCCACGGTTCGGGCAAGCCGACCGACAAGGCGATCGAGGAAGCGGCCGACGTGCTCGCCTTCCTCGCCGCGTTTACGGGGCTCGACCTGAGCGAGTAG
- a CDS encoding trimeric intracellular cation channel family protein: protein MPVADPSVILTPVLDWLDLVGVAVFALSGALIAARERQTFVTMGFFALMTGVGGGTVRDLLIDAPVFWVRHPWYAAVCISMAAIVWNTPTRWWQGKLFDYADGVGLAAYSVLGAAKAMSYGLPPISATIMGIITGTVGGTIRDVIAGRPSILMRPELYVTAAALSATLCSFGMWLFDPHRVSDWLVWAVAAFAGLVLRSAAIRYNLGLPAFHEREMASDRETEIGAEAVAEAIAPESDGIFFEEEALPQEEDPRT, encoded by the coding sequence ATGCCTGTTGCCGACCCCTCCGTAATCCTGACCCCCGTGCTCGACTGGCTGGATCTGGTCGGGGTCGCCGTGTTCGCGCTCTCGGGCGCGCTGATCGCCGCGCGCGAGCGGCAGACCTTCGTGACGATGGGCTTCTTTGCGCTGATGACCGGCGTCGGGGGCGGTACCGTGCGCGATCTGCTGATCGACGCGCCGGTCTTCTGGGTTCGCCATCCCTGGTACGCGGCGGTGTGCATCTCGATGGCCGCGATCGTCTGGAACACGCCGACCCGCTGGTGGCAGGGCAAGCTGTTCGACTACGCCGACGGCGTCGGGCTGGCGGCCTACTCGGTGCTCGGCGCGGCAAAGGCGATGAGCTACGGCCTGCCGCCGATCTCGGCCACGATCATGGGGATCATCACCGGCACCGTGGGCGGGACCATTCGCGATGTGATCGCGGGCCGCCCGTCGATCCTGATGCGGCCCGAGCTTTACGTGACGGCAGCCGCCCTCTCGGCAACCTTGTGCAGCTTCGGGATGTGGCTGTTCGACCCTCACAGGGTGAGCGACTGGCTCGTCTGGGCGGTCGCGGCGTTTGCCGGACTGGTGCTGCGCAGCGCCGCGATCCGTTACAACCTCGGCCTGCCCGCGTTCCACGAACGTGAAATGGCCAGCGACCGCGAGACCGAGATCGGCGCGGAAGCGGTGGCCGAGGCGATTGCGCCGGAAAGCGACGGGATTTTCTTCGAAGAGGAAGCCCTGCCCCAGGAAGAAGACCCCCGAACCTGA
- a CDS encoding VOC family protein — protein MSIPPFHLAFPVHDLDAARNFYGALLGCREGRSDRDWVDYDFHGHQIVAHVAPAAVAARAAGEDRNAVDGEAVPVPHFGVVLPMDQWQALADRLTGAGLDFVIEPTVRFKGQPGEQATMFFRDPSGNALEIKAMADPGKLFAKD, from the coding sequence ATGAGCATTCCCCCCTTCCATCTCGCCTTCCCCGTTCACGATCTCGACGCGGCACGCAATTTCTACGGCGCGCTGCTCGGCTGCCGCGAGGGCCGCTCGGATCGCGACTGGGTCGACTATGATTTCCACGGCCACCAGATCGTGGCTCACGTGGCGCCCGCCGCAGTCGCCGCGCGCGCTGCGGGAGAGGATCGCAATGCGGTCGACGGAGAGGCCGTGCCGGTGCCGCATTTCGGCGTGGTACTGCCGATGGACCAGTGGCAGGCGCTCGCCGACCGGCTGACCGGCGCAGGTCTGGACTTCGTGATCGAGCCGACCGTGCGCTTCAAGGGGCAGCCCGGCGAACAGGCGACGATGTTCTTCCGCGATCCCAGCGGCAACGCGCTGGAGATCAAGGCGATGGCCGACCCGGGCAAGCTGTTCGCGAAGGACTAA
- the lpdA gene encoding dihydrolipoyl dehydrogenase: MADHNYDYDVLVIGAGPGGYVAAIRAAQLGLKTACAEGRETLGGTCLNVGCIPSKAMLHASEYFDAAKNGAMKELGIDVEPKLNLDQMHAQRRDAVKGLTGGIEFLFKKNKVDWKKGYATFQDAHTVKVGDETVTAKDIVIATGSSVTPLPGVEIDNDKHIVVDSTGALELPKVPKKMVVIGGGVIGLELGSVWRRLGAEVTCVEFLDEILPGMDGDIRKEARKIFKKQGIEFKLSTKVTGVTVKGKTATLTLEPAAGGDEETMEADCVLVSIGRKPNTDGLGLDAIGLETNKRGQIETDHDFRTKLDGVWAIGDCVPGPMLAHKAEDEGIAVAENIAGQTGIVNHAIIPSVVYTWPEIAGVGLTTEEAIEKMGGDKKAVKVGKFPMLGNSRAKTNHEPDGFVKVIAEAESDKVLGVWAIAVPAGTMIAEAALGMEFGATSEDIAYTCHAHPTHSEAMKEAAMAVQGKPIHV; the protein is encoded by the coding sequence ATGGCTGACCACAACTACGATTACGATGTCCTTGTCATCGGCGCAGGCCCCGGCGGCTATGTCGCCGCGATCCGCGCCGCGCAGCTTGGGCTGAAGACCGCGTGCGCCGAAGGGCGCGAGACGCTGGGCGGCACCTGCCTCAACGTCGGCTGCATTCCCTCCAAGGCGATGCTGCACGCATCCGAGTATTTCGACGCGGCCAAGAACGGCGCGATGAAGGAACTCGGCATCGACGTGGAGCCCAAGCTCAACCTCGACCAGATGCACGCCCAGCGCCGCGATGCGGTGAAGGGCCTGACCGGCGGGATCGAATTCCTGTTCAAGAAGAACAAGGTCGACTGGAAGAAGGGCTACGCCACCTTCCAGGATGCGCACACAGTGAAGGTGGGAGACGAGACGGTCACCGCCAAGGACATCGTGATCGCGACCGGCTCCTCGGTCACCCCGCTGCCCGGTGTCGAGATCGACAACGACAAGCACATCGTGGTCGACAGCACCGGCGCGCTCGAACTGCCCAAGGTGCCCAAGAAGATGGTCGTCATCGGCGGCGGCGTGATCGGGCTGGAGCTCGGCTCGGTCTGGCGGCGTCTGGGTGCCGAAGTCACCTGCGTCGAATTCCTCGACGAAATCCTGCCCGGCATGGACGGCGACATCCGCAAGGAAGCGCGCAAGATCTTCAAGAAGCAGGGCATCGAGTTCAAGCTCTCGACCAAGGTCACCGGCGTGACCGTGAAGGGCAAGACCGCGACGCTGACGCTCGAACCCGCAGCGGGCGGTGACGAAGAGACGATGGAGGCCGATTGCGTGCTCGTCTCGATCGGGCGCAAGCCCAACACCGACGGCCTCGGCCTCGACGCGATCGGGCTGGAAACCAACAAGCGCGGCCAGATCGAAACCGACCACGATTTCCGCACCAAGTTGGACGGCGTGTGGGCGATCGGCGATTGCGTCCCCGGCCCCATGCTCGCCCACAAGGCCGAGGATGAAGGCATTGCCGTTGCGGAGAACATCGCGGGGCAGACCGGCATCGTGAACCACGCGATCATCCCGAGCGTCGTCTACACCTGGCCCGAAATCGCGGGCGTGGGCCTGACGACCGAGGAAGCCATCGAGAAGATGGGCGGCGACAAGAAGGCGGTGAAGGTCGGCAAGTTCCCCATGCTGGGCAACAGCCGCGCCAAGACCAATCACGAGCCCGACGGCTTCGTGAAGGTGATCGCCGAGGCGGAGAGCGACAAGGTGCTGGGCGTGTGGGCAATCGCCGTGCCCGCCGGCACGATGATCGCCGAAGCCGCGCTGGGCATGGAATTCGGCGCGACCTCCGAAGACATCGCCTATACCTGCCACGCCCACCCGACGCATTCCGAAGCGATGAAGGAAGCGGCGATGGCAGTTCAGGGCAAACCGATCCACGTCTGA